In one window of Bdellovibrio bacteriovorus W DNA:
- a CDS encoding ribonuclease P protein component (COG0594 RNase P protein component) has translation MENSSPLFLKRSSEFLSIKKTGKRIWPTKWLLLNFKKNDVGQVRFGITASRKVGKAVVRNKLKRWMREYARSCDEAGLSIEADINIILKPMENNFYKGLSYAEFYKAMDRGLEEIKRSL, from the coding sequence ATAGTTCTCCTCTTTTTTTAAAGCGCAGCTCTGAGTTTCTCTCTATAAAGAAAACTGGAAAAAGAATCTGGCCTACGAAATGGTTACTTCTTAATTTTAAGAAGAACGACGTGGGGCAGGTTCGTTTTGGTATTACGGCAAGTCGAAAAGTCGGAAAGGCCGTGGTGCGAAATAAGTTGAAACGTTGGATGAGAGAGTATGCCAGATCTTGCGATGAAGCAGGATTATCTATTGAAGCAGACATCAACATCATCCTTAAGCCTATGGAAAATAACTTCTATAAAGGTCTGTCTTACGCAGAGTTTTATAAAGCTATGGACCGCGGCCTTGAAGAGATTAAAAGAAGTCTTTAG
- a CDS encoding hypothetical protein (COG0759 Uncharacterized conserved protein), translated as MKQTSTSSLSLWKITSIKVCLTQSFIKLWTAALKRLKEVFRFIFILFVSAYRTIGTTHLGGSCRFEPSCSQYALDAIQEHPIHHAIWLTFKRVCRCRPGVPCGYDPVPKGIADAKK; from the coding sequence TTGAAGCAGACATCAACATCATCCTTAAGCCTATGGAAAATAACTTCTATAAAGGTCTGTCTTACGCAGAGTTTTATAAAGCTATGGACCGCGGCCTTGAAGAGATTAAAAGAAGTCTTTAGGTTCATCTTTATTCTATTTGTAAGTGCTTATCGAACGATCGGAACGACCCATTTGGGAGGTTCTTGTCGGTTTGAACCAAGCTGCTCACAATATGCTCTCGATGCCATTCAAGAACATCCTATTCATCATGCAATCTGGTTAACTTTTAAAAGAGTTTGTCGATGTCGACCTGGCGTACCCTGTGGTTACGATCCAGTACCAAAAGGAATTGCAGATGCAAAAAAATAA